The Candidatus Effluviviaceae Genus V sp. DNA segment TCGCCATCCCTGCCTCAACCCCTCCCTAGCGCGACATGCCTTCCTCGGTCACCTCGAGCCCCTCGACGAGACGCGACCCCGTGCCGGCCGTGCCCAGGAACTCCCCGTCGAGATAGAGTTCGAGCCCACCGCCGTTGCCGACGTCCAGCAGGAACCGCTCGTTCGCCTCCCAGAGCCGGCGTTCGCCGGGCTCCAGCGTGAGGTCGGACACCGGCGTGCCGTCGACCGCCACGCGGATCCATGTCCGTTCGCGCGCCACGGCCATGAGCTCGAGCTTGTGCCACTCGATCATCGTGTCCGGCGCCGCGGCCTCGCTGACCGGGTCCGTGACGGCCTCGAGCTCCTGTTCGGCGGGAGCGGGCGGCTCCGGCGGGCTCTGTCTGATCCACCAGAGCCCCACGACGAGCACGACGATGGTGATGACCGACGTGACGCCGATGAGCACCCAGCGCCGGTTCGCCGTCTCCTTCCGTTCGGTGAGTTCGAGCTCCACCGCGTCCCACTCGTCCAGCTCGTCGCTCTCGGTCTGCTGTGTGAAGCGGAGGTACATTCCGACGACGTCGTCCTCGTTCAG contains these protein-coding regions:
- a CDS encoding DUF4115 domain-containing protein: MESVGQLLRREREAQEKSLEDVAKDTKMSTSTLEALEDDRFSALPAQVYIKGHLRTYARYLGLNEDDVVGMYLRFTQQTESDELDEWDAVELELTERKETANRRWVLIGVTSVITIVVLVVGLWWIRQSPPEPPAPAEQELEAVTDPVSEAAAPDTMIEWHKLELMAVARERTWIRVAVDGTPVSDLTLEPGERRLWEANERFLLDVGNGGGLELYLDGEFLGTAGTGSRLVEGLEVTEEGMSR